A DNA window from Trypanosoma brucei brucei TREU927 chromosome 10, whole genome shotgun sequence contains the following coding sequences:
- a CDS encoding GTPase activating protein, putative (similarity to putative plant adhesion molecules; similar to TBC1 domain family member 1 (Swiss- Prot:Q86TI0) (Homo sapiens)), which translates to MVGSRTIPTSTLGRNLRETEGAETDRFGFFISSEEKAMEEEFLRVHPEKLSVRERWSKALLRWDGCAHMKKKKLCRVGVPQSQRKTVWPLLLMTYGWQLEKYGDYHLLMSQQPRDAAMFEIIERDLGRTFPTHRLFNKPGSTGQMGLRSILRAYANLNPETGYVQGMGFLVGTLLIQIGDEESTFSAFVSIMENPRYSMAKLYAPGFPLLFVRLHQLQKLLGRHCKKLLKRLMEYGIELSTFAANWYLTLFAYHFNFGLLSRIWDMFLCEGWKIIHRVAIALLLLHKSALDRARDGAELLIALNTAHEGKDEVEVIRKALSVKFKTADLVRWERKFCQQL; encoded by the coding sequence ATGGTGGGGTCGAGGACCATCCCGACATCCACGTTGGGGCGAAACCTGCGGGAAACGGAGGGGGCTGAAACCGACCGATTCGGTTTTTTTATAAGCTCAGAAGAAAAGGCCATGGAGGAGGAATTCCTTCGTGTCCACCCCGAGAAGTTGAGTGTACGAGAGCGGTGGTCGAAAGCGTTGCTGCGGTGGGATGGTTGCGCTcatatgaaaaagaaaaagttatgTCGAGTCGGTGTTCCGCAgtcacaaagaaaaacagtgtGGCCACTGCTTCTGATGACATATGGTTGGCAACTTGAGAAATACGGGGATTATCATCTTCTTATGAGCCAGCAGCCGCGCGATGCAGCAATGTTTGAAATAATCGAGCGTGACCTTGGAAGGACATTTCCAACCCATAGATTGTTTAATAAACCGGGTAGCACAGGGCAAATGGGGTTGCGTAGTATTCTTCGCGCCTATGCTAATCTCAACCCGGAGACGGGGTATGTTCAAGGAATGGGCTTTCTCGTAGGAACACTTCTTATCCAAATTGGGGATGAAGAGAGCACATTCAGTGCATTTGTTTCGATTATGGAGAACCCAAGATACTCCATGGCCAAGTTATATGCTCCTGGattcccccttctctttgTTCGCTTACATCAACTGCAGAAACTGTTGGGGCGCCATTGCAAGAAATTGCTCAAACGGCTCATGGAGTATGGCATTGAGTTGTCTACCTTTGCAGCCAACTGGTACCTGACATTGTTTGCATACCACTTCAACTTTGGTTTACTCTCCCGTATTTGGGATATGTTCCTTTGTGAGGGGTGGAAGATCATTCATCGTGTGGCGATTGCTCTTCTATTGCTGCACAAAAGCGCTCTCGATCGCGCGAGGGATGGTGCAGAGTTACTGATTGCACTGAACACCGCTCATGAAGGAAAGGATGAGGTGGAGGTCATCCGTAAGGCCCTAAGTGTGAAGTTTAAGACGGCTGATTTAGTCCGGTGGGAGAGGAAGTTTTGTCAACAGCTCTAA
- a CDS encoding GTPase activating protein, putative (similarity to putative plant adhesion molecules) — MSDGGNVLGRPGDCNNCIETAKSNFHCSASTDASAAQNVPVPVPDPGLNATVGADSVLAPPVGTDEQDDDSSVESASVSASGNPENEENLLVDEFGFIIDEEEHDRVQRYIRGIDGKRVARREVKWQKMQANWESMSKKRRSKVKSRCRKGIPSSFRGAAWQLLIGSYLEMLNPGNEGTYDCLRLKDISDEGLKGTISRDLPRTFPKHVLFREEGGIGQTFLRNVLHAYANIDPEVGYVQGMAFVVGALYTQMTEEETFWALHTLMNGEKYRLREMYKPGFPMLHKLFYQLQRLMAKLLPNLYEHFEELGVHPTYYASRWFMTLFVYDFNFRAVLRIWDIFLSEGWKIIFRIAIVLLKLEERRLLAMSFEEIIFATKTLEQGKDPDELIRRAHGVRFKTAELEAFAREYELNKREGQV, encoded by the coding sequence ATGTCGGATGGGGGGAATGTTCTTGGTCGACCAGGGGATTGCAACAACTGCATAGAAACTGCCAAAAGCAACTTTCATTGCTCCGCGTCCACTGATGCCTCTGCTGCCCAAAATGTTCCGGTACCAGTTCCAGACCCTGGTCTTAATGCTACCGTAGGTGCTGACTCAGTTCTTGCCCCTCCTGTTGGTACGGATGAACAAGACGATGACAGCTCTGTGGAGTCCGCCTCGGTGAGCGCTTCTGGCAAcccagaaaatgaagaaaatctACTTGTCGATGAGTTTGGCTTCATTATCGATGAAGAAGAACATGATCGGGTGCAGCGGTACATCAGAGGCATTGACGGTAAACGTGTTGCTCGGCGCGAGGTGAAGTGGCAGAAGATGCAGGCGAACTGGGAGTCAATGAGCAAGAAACGTCGTAGTAAAGTGAAGTCGCGCTGCCGCAAGGGTattccatcttcttttcgGGGTGCAGCGTGGCAGCTATTGATAGGCTCGTACTTGGAAATGCTGAACCCCGGCAACGAGGGCACATATGATTGCCTTCGCCTCAAAGATATCTCGGATGAAGGGTTGAAAGGAACAATTTCGCGGGACCTTCCGAGGACCTTCCCGAAGCACGTTTTGTTTAGAGAAGAGGGCGGTATTGGACAGACATTTTTGCGCAATGTACTTCACGCCTACGCTAACATCGACCCGGAGGTGGGGTATGTGCAGGGCATggcatttgttgttggtgcgcTCTACACGCAGATGACCGAGGAGGAGACATTTTGGGCTTTGCACACTCTCATGAACGGCGAAAAGTATCGGTTGCGGGAGATGTACAAACCGGGGTTTCCTATGCTTCATAAACTTTTCTACCAGTTACAGCGGTTGATGGCCAAACTGCTTCCAAACCTATACGAGCACTTTGAGGAGCTTGGTGTTCACCCAACATACTATGCCTCACGGTGGTTTATGACACTGTTTGTGTATGACTTTAACTTTCGTGCTGTGTTGAGGATTTGGGACATTTTTTTGAGTGAGGGGTGGAAGATTATATTTCGTATCGCTATTGTTTTGCTGAAGTTGGAGGAGCGGCGATTGCTTGCCATGTCTTTTGAGGAGATCATCTTTGCAACGAAAACTCTTGAACAGGGCAAAGATCCTGATGAACTTATTCGGCGAGCACATGGGGTCCGGTTTAAGACAGCTGAGCTGGAGGCCTTCGCGAGGGAGTATGAATTAAACAAACGTGAAGGGCAGGTGTGA